The Nostoc sp. 'Lobaria pulmonaria (5183) cyanobiont' genome window below encodes:
- a CDS encoding DUF6658 family protein: MNAVRVFLKKIRLRQILTIFLAGLMLIVSTACTGANAQGANPQNPAVQAGGANNPYKNGGDNYTNNNMSTDPKITNPKANQGRDQANLQPSSQLLIATNAESGILYPGGETPAGRVQKEAELPIITDKNFRQPEPGGLIQNEANVGDRVKDRLETVKEAVEEASGFLKSNAEEAGARPELQKNPALGR; the protein is encoded by the coding sequence GTGAACGCGGTGAGAGTATTCTTGAAAAAAATAAGATTGCGCCAGATATTAACTATCTTTTTAGCTGGACTAATGTTGATAGTTAGCACTGCTTGTACTGGAGCAAATGCTCAAGGTGCAAATCCACAAAATCCTGCTGTACAAGCTGGCGGAGCAAACAATCCTTATAAGAATGGTGGAGACAATTATACCAACAACAATATGTCCACCGATCCGAAAATAACAAACCCAAAAGCCAATCAGGGACGCGACCAAGCTAACTTGCAACCAAGTTCGCAATTGTTGATTGCTACAAATGCAGAATCTGGGATACTTTATCCTGGTGGCGAGACACCAGCAGGTCGAGTCCAGAAAGAAGCAGAACTGCCAATCATCACAGATAAAAACTTCCGCCAGCCTGAACCCGGTGGTTTGATTCAGAATGAAGCAAATGTAGGAGATCGGGTCAAAGATCGTCTTGAGACTGTAAAAGAAGCTGTTGAAGAAGCTTCCGGCTTTTTGAAGAGCAACGCAGAGGAAGCGGGTGCTAGACCGGAATTACAAAAAAATCCGGCATTAGGCAGATAG
- a CDS encoding DUF3007 family protein, which produces MRRIDAIGIGLGVFIAGGLAYLGFQLVGLDNQKAGIWSQVLLVSGLVGWLATYFFRAVGQKMTYHQQREQYEQDFLQKRLDELTPEELARIQAEIEQEEQSQV; this is translated from the coding sequence ATGCGACGGATTGACGCTATTGGAATTGGCTTGGGTGTTTTTATTGCCGGTGGCTTGGCATACTTGGGATTTCAGCTAGTTGGTTTGGATAATCAGAAAGCTGGTATATGGAGCCAAGTGTTACTTGTCAGTGGGTTAGTTGGCTGGCTGGCCACCTATTTTTTCCGTGCGGTGGGACAAAAAATGACCTACCACCAACAGCGGGAACAGTATGAGCAAGACTTTCTGCAAAAGCGGCTAGACGAGCTTACTCCCGAAGAACTAGCACGAATTCAAGCCGAAATAGAACAAGAAGAGCAATCTCAGGTGTAA
- a CDS encoding aldo/keto reductase yields the protein MNLPAASRLQFTPDLNICRILNGMWQVSGGHGQINPQVAIETMFKYVDAGFTTWDLADHYGPAEDFIGEFRCELIDTRGKDALSQVQAFTKWVPRPGKMTKKLVEENIDISLRRMNVQSLDLMQFHWWEYQDKNYLDALKYMAELQTEGKIKHLGLTNFDTENLKIITEAGIKIVSNQVQFSLIDRRPEVNMVEFCQQHDIKLFTYGTLCGGLLSENYVGKPEPRGFDLSTASLKKYKNMIDAWGGWQLFQELLAILKEIANKHDVSISNVAVRYILDRPTVGGVIVGARLGVSEHIEDNAKIFSFSLDEDDRDRINAVSRQSRDLYQIIGDCGDEYRR from the coding sequence ATGAACTTACCCGCAGCTAGTCGTCTCCAATTTACTCCTGATTTGAACATCTGCCGCATATTAAATGGGATGTGGCAAGTCTCTGGCGGACATGGACAGATCAATCCCCAAGTCGCTATTGAGACTATGTTCAAATATGTAGATGCAGGCTTTACCACTTGGGATTTAGCAGATCATTATGGCCCCGCAGAAGACTTTATTGGTGAGTTTCGCTGTGAACTAATTGATACTCGTGGGAAAGATGCTTTATCTCAGGTGCAAGCCTTTACAAAATGGGTGCCTCGTCCAGGCAAAATGACGAAAAAACTGGTTGAGGAAAATATTGATATTTCCTTGAGAAGGATGAATGTGCAATCGTTAGATTTGATGCAATTCCACTGGTGGGAATATCAGGATAAAAATTACCTGGATGCCCTCAAATATATGGCAGAACTTCAGACTGAGGGTAAAATTAAGCATCTAGGTTTAACTAATTTTGACACGGAAAACTTAAAAATTATTACTGAAGCAGGTATCAAAATTGTTTCTAACCAAGTGCAATTTTCCCTTATTGACCGCCGCCCTGAAGTTAATATGGTGGAGTTTTGTCAACAGCATGACATAAAGCTTTTTACTTACGGTACACTTTGCGGTGGTTTGTTATCAGAAAACTATGTAGGTAAACCGGAACCACGAGGATTTGATCTATCTACTGCTAGTTTGAAAAAATATAAAAATATGATCGATGCTTGGGGTGGTTGGCAATTATTTCAAGAGTTGTTGGCTATCTTAAAGGAAATTGCTAATAAGCATGACGTAAGCATTTCCAACGTGGCAGTGCGTTACATTTTAGATCGGCCAACAGTGGGCGGTGTGATAGTTGGTGCCAGACTTGGTGTATCTGAACATATAGAAGATAACGCCAAAATATTTAGTTTTAGTTTAGATGAAGACGATCGCGATCGCATCAATGCAGTATCTCGCCAATCACGCGATTTGTACCAGATAATCGGCGATTGTGGCGACGAATATCGCCGATAA
- the ndhL gene encoding NAD(P)H-quinone oxidoreductase subunit L, with translation MIVALLYLILAGAYLLVIPIAVLLYLKQRWYVASSIERVFMYFLVFFFFPGLLVLSPFANFRPQRRQVQI, from the coding sequence ATGATTGTCGCCCTGCTATATCTGATTTTGGCTGGAGCTTACCTTCTAGTAATCCCCATTGCTGTCTTACTGTACCTGAAGCAGCGTTGGTATGTAGCTAGCTCCATTGAGCGTGTCTTTATGTACTTTTTGGTGTTTTTCTTCTTTCCAGGTCTGTTGGTTCTATCGCCGTTTGCAAATTTCCGACCCCAACGGCGACAAGTTCAAATTTAA
- the trpA gene encoding tryptophan synthase subunit alpha, with protein MTAISDCFETLGHNCECALIPFITAGDPDLETTAKALQVLDRNGADIIEVGIPYSDPLADGPVIQAAATRALQRGTKLEQVLEMLQGITPKLRSPIILLIYYNSILHRGIEKFLGQIAAAGVAGLVIPDLPLEEAAGLLQSASEMGIDVILLVAPTSSAERIEAIARSSQGFIYLVSVTGVTGVRSQLEIRVSDLLKQIRSVTDKPIAVGFGISEAAQARQVMEWGADGAIVGSAVVKRLAQGTPEQGLSAIAQFCQSLKAAIKPTNISTNTPLD; from the coding sequence ATGACTGCGATTTCTGATTGCTTTGAAACCCTTGGGCACAATTGTGAGTGCGCTCTGATTCCATTTATCACTGCTGGCGACCCAGATTTAGAAACAACAGCAAAAGCCTTGCAGGTTCTAGATCGTAATGGAGCCGACATTATAGAAGTGGGTATACCCTATTCCGATCCTCTAGCTGATGGGCCAGTCATTCAAGCTGCTGCTACCCGCGCCTTGCAAAGAGGTACGAAGTTAGAGCAGGTGCTAGAAATGCTGCAAGGGATTACTCCCAAATTGCGATCGCCGATTATTCTGTTAATCTATTACAACTCAATTTTGCACCGAGGAATTGAAAAATTTCTTGGGCAAATTGCTGCTGCTGGGGTCGCAGGATTGGTAATACCTGACTTACCTTTAGAGGAAGCAGCAGGCTTGCTCCAATCAGCTAGTGAGATGGGAATTGACGTAATCTTGTTGGTAGCTCCCACCAGTTCTGCTGAACGGATCGAAGCGATCGCTCGTTCTTCCCAAGGATTTATTTATTTAGTCAGCGTCACTGGAGTAACAGGAGTGCGATCGCAACTGGAAATCCGCGTGTCCGATTTACTCAAACAAATTCGTAGTGTTACTGATAAACCCATCGCAGTCGGCTTTGGCATCTCGGAAGCGGCCCAAGCCCGTCAGGTTATGGAATGGGGCGCAGATGGTGCAATCGTGGGTAGCGCTGTTGTCAAACGGTTAGCCCAAGGAACACCAGAGCAGGGACTTTCGGCGATCGCCCAATTTTGCCAAAGTCTCAAAGCAGCCATCAAGCCGACCAACATCAGCACAAATACTCCTCTTGATTAG
- a CDS encoding lysylphosphatidylglycerol synthase domain-containing protein, giving the protein MKQFLRWIILGGTLFFLGKALKDNWIEVTAIRIDDVGWAIMAIATGVTLLAHTWAGWIWTWILQELNQPVSSPQFIQVYLKTNIAKYLPGNIWHHYGRIVAAKNANIPTGAATLSVLLEPLLMLAAALIIIVLCSSQFAAANTTLVLQILQFLSLAVVLGAIHPWFLNPVIRFLYKLKAKKSAATTQPTIPFSLKSYPLRPLLGEVGFMGLRATGFILTMFALSSLNANQIPLLFGAFSCAWLLGFVIPGAPGGLGVFEATAYELLRHHFPAALVFSAIALYRLISILAETAGAALAWLDERVAKS; this is encoded by the coding sequence ATGAAGCAATTTTTACGCTGGATAATTTTGGGGGGAACGCTGTTTTTTTTAGGGAAAGCTCTGAAGGATAATTGGATTGAGGTGACAGCTATCCGCATTGATGATGTAGGATGGGCAATTATGGCGATCGCTACAGGGGTAACTTTACTAGCACATACTTGGGCAGGCTGGATCTGGACTTGGATTCTTCAAGAGTTAAATCAACCTGTATCATCTCCCCAATTCATTCAAGTTTACCTAAAAACGAACATCGCGAAGTATTTACCAGGTAATATCTGGCATCACTACGGACGAATTGTCGCCGCCAAAAATGCCAATATTCCTACTGGTGCAGCCACCTTAAGCGTTTTGCTGGAACCGTTACTCATGCTAGCGGCTGCTTTAATCATCATTGTCCTATGCAGTAGCCAATTTGCAGCAGCGAATACTACCCTTGTTCTACAAATACTACAATTTTTGAGTTTAGCTGTAGTCCTTGGTGCGATTCATCCGTGGTTTTTGAACCCCGTTATCCGTTTTTTGTACAAATTAAAAGCAAAAAAGTCTGCTGCTACCACTCAACCAACTATTCCCTTCAGTCTTAAAAGCTACCCTCTACGACCTTTGTTAGGAGAAGTAGGCTTTATGGGACTACGCGCCACTGGGTTTATACTAACTATGTTCGCTCTGAGTTCGTTGAATGCGAATCAAATTCCTTTGTTATTCGGGGCTTTTAGTTGCGCTTGGTTGTTGGGGTTTGTTATACCGGGTGCGCCTGGTGGGTTAGGTGTGTTTGAAGCGACTGCGTATGAACTTTTACGACACCACTTTCCAGCTGCCTTAGTATTTAGTGCGATCGCTCTATATCGCCTCATTAGTATTCTAGCTGAAACTGCGGGTGCTGCCCTAGCTTGGTTAGACGAACGCGTTGCTAAATCATAA
- the petJ gene encoding cytochrome c6 PetJ: MKKLLTLVLVTFLLLISTFTLPASAADTVNGEQIFSVHCAGCHINGSNIIRRGKNLKKPALKKYGMDSIEAVTSIVTNGKNNMSAYKKRLSEQQIQDVTAYVLEQAEKGWR; the protein is encoded by the coding sequence TTGAAGAAACTACTTACATTAGTATTAGTAACGTTTTTGTTATTAATCAGTACTTTTACTTTACCTGCTAGTGCAGCAGACACAGTTAACGGTGAACAAATATTTAGCGTTCATTGTGCTGGTTGTCATATCAACGGCAGCAATATAATTCGGCGAGGTAAAAATCTAAAAAAGCCAGCCCTGAAAAAGTATGGTATGGATTCAATAGAGGCAGTTACATCTATAGTTACCAATGGTAAAAATAATATGTCAGCTTACAAAAAGCGTCTCAGCGAACAGCAAATTCAAGACGTTACTGCTTACGTTCTCGAACAAGCTGAAAAAGGCTGGCGTTAA
- a CDS encoding phage holin family protein: MLTPFLTALATALSLLIVDIVVPGVNIANFPAALIAALVIGLVNGSVKPVLSALSLPLNFLSFGAFSLVVNGLCFWLAAVLVPGFAVHGIIGFLLGPVILTFANTFINNYFVERNLLTSSGDVKNQTELPSSR, translated from the coding sequence ATGTTGACTCCATTTTTAACCGCGCTAGCTACAGCTTTGAGCCTGTTGATTGTTGATATCGTTGTTCCAGGCGTTAATATTGCTAATTTCCCCGCAGCTTTGATTGCTGCTTTAGTAATTGGTCTAGTTAACGGTTCAGTTAAACCAGTTTTGTCTGCTCTTTCCCTACCACTTAACTTTCTCTCATTTGGAGCATTTTCGCTCGTTGTCAACGGTTTGTGTTTTTGGTTAGCAGCAGTACTAGTTCCTGGGTTCGCAGTTCATGGAATTATTGGTTTCCTGCTTGGGCCAGTAATTTTAACTTTCGCTAACACTTTTATTAACAACTACTTTGTTGAAAGAAACCTTTTAACTAGCAGTGGTGATGTAAAGAATCAAACTGAATTACCTTCTTCTAGATAA
- a CDS encoding heterocyst differentiation related protein, with amino-acid sequence MSESMAFIGGVAVAGLAALVLLKGTNIPLQSNFAVAPQMPGTVVAPQGMQPQMYPYGPYGQPIYPNSNQSSVPPNTDQRLEAEKLNTQMQLERLKNDNEQLKFQNQQLQGQVQNFNTQQQWQLAQQNNQQKTAATFQPQNTWWSSPVLWAVGGATLTIGGGVVVAGVLALFSPRQRPARTVQVIHPYQGNTPPLVPVRRAEFLPASRMEARRVEAQEYDEMHG; translated from the coding sequence ATGAGTGAAAGTATGGCATTTATCGGCGGAGTGGCCGTAGCTGGGCTGGCGGCTCTTGTATTGCTCAAAGGAACAAATATCCCCCTACAATCTAACTTCGCTGTTGCTCCGCAAATGCCAGGTACTGTAGTAGCGCCCCAAGGAATGCAGCCACAAATGTATCCTTACGGCCCTTATGGGCAACCAATCTATCCCAATTCTAATCAATCGTCAGTTCCTCCCAATACTGACCAGCGCCTAGAGGCGGAGAAGTTGAACACGCAGATGCAGCTGGAGCGTTTAAAAAACGACAATGAACAGCTAAAGTTCCAAAATCAACAACTCCAGGGCCAAGTCCAAAATTTCAATACTCAGCAGCAGTGGCAATTAGCCCAGCAGAATAACCAACAAAAAACAGCAGCAACATTCCAGCCGCAAAATACTTGGTGGTCTTCACCCGTGCTTTGGGCTGTGGGAGGCGCAACTCTCACTATTGGTGGTGGTGTTGTTGTCGCTGGGGTATTGGCTTTATTCTCACCACGGCAGCGTCCAGCCCGTACTGTACAAGTTATTCACCCTTACCAAGGAAATACGCCGCCCTTGGTTCCAGTCCGTCGTGCTGAGTTTCTGCCTGCTTCGCGGATGGAAGCAAGACGAGTTGAAGCCCAAGAATACGACGAAATGCACGGATAG
- a CDS encoding histidine kinase yields the protein MPNNIKQQIQADLQQAKETGQLRTERIREIVKSAVSQVASEFKQGSSEVRSIVKDAVSAVVENFQEKGGELKDEVTASIEGALEGINSKRHESIAQTQTDIKRLQAQLDGEEEQLQQEVDVILAEIEETGKEKPASTKTAIDSAVNAIKDSEEVGLLKKRYAQLQAQLAIVRANMAARYGGRNMEVQDYLDEAKHWYDKARPQAESMAVQVEQKRSQLEEQLGEAGTSLARKERQIKQTLRQLLLTAADLFKDKQPADKERETIHK from the coding sequence ATGCCTAACAATATCAAGCAACAAATTCAAGCCGACTTGCAACAAGCGAAAGAAACTGGACAATTAAGAACGGAGCGGATTCGAGAAATAGTAAAATCCGCAGTTTCTCAAGTAGCTTCTGAGTTTAAACAAGGTTCTAGTGAAGTTCGTAGCATTGTGAAAGATGCGGTTTCTGCTGTAGTTGAAAACTTCCAAGAAAAAGGTGGCGAACTCAAAGATGAAGTGACAGCTTCCATTGAAGGAGCGTTGGAAGGAATTAATAGCAAAAGACACGAAAGCATTGCTCAAACTCAAACAGATATAAAAAGGCTACAAGCTCAACTTGATGGTGAAGAAGAACAACTCCAACAAGAGGTTGATGTAATTTTGGCAGAAATTGAAGAGACGGGTAAGGAAAAACCAGCTAGTACTAAAACTGCTATTGATTCTGCTGTCAATGCTATTAAAGATAGTGAAGAAGTCGGATTGTTAAAGAAACGTTACGCGCAACTGCAAGCACAGCTAGCCATTGTTCGAGCTAATATGGCTGCACGCTATGGCGGGCGGAATATGGAAGTTCAAGATTATCTAGACGAGGCTAAACACTGGTATGATAAAGCTCGTCCCCAAGCAGAGTCTATGGCTGTACAGGTAGAACAGAAGCGATCGCAACTAGAAGAGCAATTAGGTGAAGCTGGTACATCTTTAGCAAGAAAAGAGCGCCAAATCAAACAAACTTTGAGGCAGTTACTCTTAACGGCGGCTGACTTGTTCAAAGATAAGCAACCTGCTGATAAAGAGCGGGAGACTATTCATAAATAG
- a CDS encoding YqaE/Pmp3 family membrane protein, which produces MKLVRFILGLLVPPLGVFLTVGVGPTLIINIVLTVLGWLPGSIHAIWVIAKHDEQVNGEGRIY; this is translated from the coding sequence ATGAAATTAGTTCGTTTTATTTTAGGTTTGTTAGTTCCTCCTTTAGGCGTTTTCTTGACAGTTGGAGTTGGCCCGACTCTGATTATTAACATTGTGCTTACAGTTTTAGGTTGGCTTCCCGGTAGTATTCATGCAATTTGGGTTATAGCCAAGCATGACGAACAAGTTAATGGAGAAGGACGTATTTACTAA